A single region of the Lotus japonicus ecotype B-129 chromosome 4, LjGifu_v1.2 genome encodes:
- the LOC130710574 gene encoding BTB/POZ domain-containing protein At5g47800-like isoform X2, whose amino-acid sequence MKFMKLGTRPDTFYTEQATRTLISDIAADLVIQINDINYLLHKRLCYDSSDSESVSVELHDIPGGEDAFELCAKFCYGISIKISAHNFVPTLSAAKFLRMNDSIERGNLVGKLESFFNSCILEGWKDSIATLQSTATLPEWSENLGIVRKCIDSIIEKILTPPPQVKWSFTYTRPGYTKKEHHSVPKDWWTEDVSDLDIDLFRCIVMAIRSTYVLPPQLIGEALHVYACRWLPGITKLKTSGSSVSQTEEPNKERNRKILETIVSMIPADRGSVSVGFLFRLLSISIHLSASSVIKTELIRRASLQFEEATVSDLLYPSKTSSEQNYYDVELVQAVLETFLKLWKRMSPGAVDNSYFLRSVRNVGRLIDSYLQVVARDDNMQVSKFVSLAETVPSIARVDHDDLYKAIDIYLKVHPDMSKTDKKRLCGILDCQRLSPEVRSHAVKNELLPLRTVVQLLYFEQEKGSKANASQKLPKPHEILAGIKHRPATRDDGQSKQSLGQDKEFNGEVTRTQRLDSKLPLELEKKMVIRGDTERELDKVRRAKDESSSSCKVELDPKRIIRRARSKSEHSMKREDKDHRCSTCLTQSIMGYLILKSLHVLSLSFIPMHQLMIRFTFHSNCMISNSKGLFKDRR is encoded by the exons ATGAAGTTCATGAAACTTGGGACAAGGCCAGATACTTTCTACACTGAACAAGCTACCAG AACCCTGATATCAGATATAGCTGCAGACCTTGTGATACAAATCAATGATATTAATTATCTGCTACACAAG AGGCTTTGCTATGATTCTAGTGATTCTGAGAGTGTATCTGTAGAGCTTCATGATATACCTGGAGGAGAAGATGCTTTTGAACTCTGTGCTAAGTTTTGCTATGGAATTTCAATCAAAATCAGTGCCCATAACTTTGTACCTACACTCAGTGCTGCCAAGTTTCTTAGAATGAACGACTCCATTGAGAGGGGAAACTTGGTAGGAAAACTTGAATCATTTTTCAATTCATGCATTCTTGAAGGTTGGAAGGATTCCATTGCCACGCTTCAGAGTACTGCTACGTTACCAGAGTGGTCTGAGAATCTTGGTATTGTCAGAAAGTGCATTGATTCAATTATTGAGAAAATTCTCACACCCCCACCACAG GTCAAATGGTCCTTCACATACACCAGGCCTGGTTATACAAAAAAAGAGCATCATTCTGTCCCAAAGGATTGGTGGACTGAGGATGTTTCTGATCTTGACATAGATCTTTTCAGGTGCATAGTAATGGCTATTAGATCAACCTATGTTCTCCCACCACAGCTTATAGGTGAAGCTTTACATGTCTATGCCTGCCGGTGGCTACCCGGCATCACAAAGCTTAAAACTTCAGGCAGTTCAGTGTCTCAAACAGAAGAGCCCAATAAAGAGAGAAACAGAAAAATTCTTGAAACCATTGTGAGCATGATTCCTGCAGATAGAGGGTCTGTTTCAGTTGGCTTCTTGTTTAGGCTTCTCAGCATTTCAATTCATTTGAGTGCCTCTTCAGTGATAAAAACAGAACTGATAAGGAGAGCCAGTTTGCAGTTTGAGGAGGCAACAGTGAGTGACTTGCTTTATCCTTCAAAAACATCTTCTGAACAGAACTATTATGATGTTGAGTTAGTTCAAGCAGTGCTGGAAACATTCTTGAAGCTTTGGAAAAGAATGTCCCCAGGTGCTGTGGACAACAGCTACTTTTTAAGATCAGTCAGAAATGTAGGCAGGCTCATTGATTCCTATCTTCAAGTGGTTGCAAGAGATGATAACATGCAAGTTTCAAAGTTTGTCTCTCTTGCTGAAACTGTGCCGAGTATTGCTCGAGTAGATCACGATGATCTGTACAAGGCGATCGACATCTATCTTAAG GTGCATCCTGACATGAGCAAGACAGACAAGAAGCGCTTGTGTGGGATTCTAGACTGCCAAAGACTGTCCCCAGAAGTGCGTTCCCATGCAGTGAAAAACGAGCTTCTGCCATTAAGAACTGTTGTGCAGCTCCTCTACTTTGAGCAAGAGAAAGGGTCTAAGGCAAATGCCAGTCAAAAACTGCCAAAACCACATGAGATACTTGCAGGAATAAAACATAGACCAGCCACAAGGGATGATGGCCAGAGCAAGCAATCTTTAGGCCAAGATAAAGAGTTCAATGGAGAAGTGACAAGAACTCAAAGATTAGATAGTAAGTTGCCATTGGAACTAGAAAAAAAGATGGTTATCAGAGGAGACACTGAGAGGGAGTTAGATAAGGTGAGGAGAGCCAAAGATGAAAGTAGTTCAAGCTGCAAGGTGGAATTGGATCCTAAAAGAATCATAAGAAGGGCAAGAAGTAAATCAGAACATAGCATGAAAAGGGAAGATAAAGATCATAG GTGTTCGACTTGTTTGACACAAAGCATAATGGGATACTTGATTTTGAAGAGTTTGCACGTGCTCTCTCTGTCTTTCATCCCAATGCACCAATTGATGATAAGATTCACT TTTCATTCCAATTGTATGATCTCAAACAGCAAGGGTTTATTCAAAGACAGGAG GTGA
- the LOC130710574 gene encoding BTB/POZ domain-containing protein At5g47800-like isoform X5 — protein MKFMKLGTRPDTFYTEQATRTLISDIAADLVIQINDINYLLHKFALLPKCGLLQRLCYDSSDSESVSVELHDIPGGEDAFELCAKFCYGISIKISAHNFVPTLSAAKFLRMNDSIERGNLVGKLESFFNSCILEGWKDSIATLQSTATLPEWSENLGIVRKCIDSIIEKILTPPPQVKWSFTYTRPGYTKKEHHSVPKDWWTEDVSDLDIDLFRCIVMAIRSTYVLPPQLIGEALHVYACRWLPGITKLKTSGSSVSQTEEPNKERNRKILETIVSMIPADRGSVSVGFLFRLLSISIHLSASSVIKTELIRRASLQFEEATVSDLLYPSKTSSEQNYYDVELVQAVLETFLKLWKRMSPGAVDNSYFLRSVRNVGRLIDSYLQVVARDDNMQVSKFVSLAETVPSIARVDHDDLYKAIDIYLKVHPDMSKTDKKRLCGILDCQRLSPEVRSHAVKNELLPLRTVVQLLYFEQEKGSKANASQKLPKPHEILAGIKHRPATRDDGQSKQSLGQDKEFNGEVTRTQRLDSKLPLELEKKMVIRGDTERELDKVRRAKDESSSSCKVELDPKRIIRRARSKSEHSMKREDKDHRLIEAPSDIPKV, from the exons ATGAAGTTCATGAAACTTGGGACAAGGCCAGATACTTTCTACACTGAACAAGCTACCAG AACCCTGATATCAGATATAGCTGCAGACCTTGTGATACAAATCAATGATATTAATTATCTGCTACACAAG TTTGCGCTTCTTCCAAAATGCGGCCTCTTGCAGAGGCTTTGCTATGATTCTAGTGATTCTGAGAGTGTATCTGTAGAGCTTCATGATATACCTGGAGGAGAAGATGCTTTTGAACTCTGTGCTAAGTTTTGCTATGGAATTTCAATCAAAATCAGTGCCCATAACTTTGTACCTACACTCAGTGCTGCCAAGTTTCTTAGAATGAACGACTCCATTGAGAGGGGAAACTTGGTAGGAAAACTTGAATCATTTTTCAATTCATGCATTCTTGAAGGTTGGAAGGATTCCATTGCCACGCTTCAGAGTACTGCTACGTTACCAGAGTGGTCTGAGAATCTTGGTATTGTCAGAAAGTGCATTGATTCAATTATTGAGAAAATTCTCACACCCCCACCACAG GTCAAATGGTCCTTCACATACACCAGGCCTGGTTATACAAAAAAAGAGCATCATTCTGTCCCAAAGGATTGGTGGACTGAGGATGTTTCTGATCTTGACATAGATCTTTTCAGGTGCATAGTAATGGCTATTAGATCAACCTATGTTCTCCCACCACAGCTTATAGGTGAAGCTTTACATGTCTATGCCTGCCGGTGGCTACCCGGCATCACAAAGCTTAAAACTTCAGGCAGTTCAGTGTCTCAAACAGAAGAGCCCAATAAAGAGAGAAACAGAAAAATTCTTGAAACCATTGTGAGCATGATTCCTGCAGATAGAGGGTCTGTTTCAGTTGGCTTCTTGTTTAGGCTTCTCAGCATTTCAATTCATTTGAGTGCCTCTTCAGTGATAAAAACAGAACTGATAAGGAGAGCCAGTTTGCAGTTTGAGGAGGCAACAGTGAGTGACTTGCTTTATCCTTCAAAAACATCTTCTGAACAGAACTATTATGATGTTGAGTTAGTTCAAGCAGTGCTGGAAACATTCTTGAAGCTTTGGAAAAGAATGTCCCCAGGTGCTGTGGACAACAGCTACTTTTTAAGATCAGTCAGAAATGTAGGCAGGCTCATTGATTCCTATCTTCAAGTGGTTGCAAGAGATGATAACATGCAAGTTTCAAAGTTTGTCTCTCTTGCTGAAACTGTGCCGAGTATTGCTCGAGTAGATCACGATGATCTGTACAAGGCGATCGACATCTATCTTAAG GTGCATCCTGACATGAGCAAGACAGACAAGAAGCGCTTGTGTGGGATTCTAGACTGCCAAAGACTGTCCCCAGAAGTGCGTTCCCATGCAGTGAAAAACGAGCTTCTGCCATTAAGAACTGTTGTGCAGCTCCTCTACTTTGAGCAAGAGAAAGGGTCTAAGGCAAATGCCAGTCAAAAACTGCCAAAACCACATGAGATACTTGCAGGAATAAAACATAGACCAGCCACAAGGGATGATGGCCAGAGCAAGCAATCTTTAGGCCAAGATAAAGAGTTCAATGGAGAAGTGACAAGAACTCAAAGATTAGATAGTAAGTTGCCATTGGAACTAGAAAAAAAGATGGTTATCAGAGGAGACACTGAGAGGGAGTTAGATAAGGTGAGGAGAGCCAAAGATGAAAGTAGTTCAAGCTGCAAGGTGGAATTGGATCCTAAAAGAATCATAAGAAGGGCAAGAAGTAAATCAGAACATAGCATGAAAAGGGAAGATAAAGATCATAG ATTAATAGAAGCGCCGAGTGATATCCCTAAGGTATGA
- the LOC130710574 gene encoding BTB/POZ domain-containing protein At5g47800-like isoform X1 — MKFMKLGTRPDTFYTEQATRTLISDIAADLVIQINDINYLLHKFALLPKCGLLQRLCYDSSDSESVSVELHDIPGGEDAFELCAKFCYGISIKISAHNFVPTLSAAKFLRMNDSIERGNLVGKLESFFNSCILEGWKDSIATLQSTATLPEWSENLGIVRKCIDSIIEKILTPPPQVKWSFTYTRPGYTKKEHHSVPKDWWTEDVSDLDIDLFRCIVMAIRSTYVLPPQLIGEALHVYACRWLPGITKLKTSGSSVSQTEEPNKERNRKILETIVSMIPADRGSVSVGFLFRLLSISIHLSASSVIKTELIRRASLQFEEATVSDLLYPSKTSSEQNYYDVELVQAVLETFLKLWKRMSPGAVDNSYFLRSVRNVGRLIDSYLQVVARDDNMQVSKFVSLAETVPSIARVDHDDLYKAIDIYLKVHPDMSKTDKKRLCGILDCQRLSPEVRSHAVKNELLPLRTVVQLLYFEQEKGSKANASQKLPKPHEILAGIKHRPATRDDGQSKQSLGQDKEFNGEVTRTQRLDSKLPLELEKKMVIRGDTERELDKVRRAKDESSSSCKVELDPKRIIRRARSKSEHSMKREDKDHRCSTCLTQSIMGYLILKSLHVLSLSFIPMHQLMIRFTFHSNCMISNSKGLFKDRR; from the exons ATGAAGTTCATGAAACTTGGGACAAGGCCAGATACTTTCTACACTGAACAAGCTACCAG AACCCTGATATCAGATATAGCTGCAGACCTTGTGATACAAATCAATGATATTAATTATCTGCTACACAAG TTTGCGCTTCTTCCAAAATGCGGCCTCTTGCAGAGGCTTTGCTATGATTCTAGTGATTCTGAGAGTGTATCTGTAGAGCTTCATGATATACCTGGAGGAGAAGATGCTTTTGAACTCTGTGCTAAGTTTTGCTATGGAATTTCAATCAAAATCAGTGCCCATAACTTTGTACCTACACTCAGTGCTGCCAAGTTTCTTAGAATGAACGACTCCATTGAGAGGGGAAACTTGGTAGGAAAACTTGAATCATTTTTCAATTCATGCATTCTTGAAGGTTGGAAGGATTCCATTGCCACGCTTCAGAGTACTGCTACGTTACCAGAGTGGTCTGAGAATCTTGGTATTGTCAGAAAGTGCATTGATTCAATTATTGAGAAAATTCTCACACCCCCACCACAG GTCAAATGGTCCTTCACATACACCAGGCCTGGTTATACAAAAAAAGAGCATCATTCTGTCCCAAAGGATTGGTGGACTGAGGATGTTTCTGATCTTGACATAGATCTTTTCAGGTGCATAGTAATGGCTATTAGATCAACCTATGTTCTCCCACCACAGCTTATAGGTGAAGCTTTACATGTCTATGCCTGCCGGTGGCTACCCGGCATCACAAAGCTTAAAACTTCAGGCAGTTCAGTGTCTCAAACAGAAGAGCCCAATAAAGAGAGAAACAGAAAAATTCTTGAAACCATTGTGAGCATGATTCCTGCAGATAGAGGGTCTGTTTCAGTTGGCTTCTTGTTTAGGCTTCTCAGCATTTCAATTCATTTGAGTGCCTCTTCAGTGATAAAAACAGAACTGATAAGGAGAGCCAGTTTGCAGTTTGAGGAGGCAACAGTGAGTGACTTGCTTTATCCTTCAAAAACATCTTCTGAACAGAACTATTATGATGTTGAGTTAGTTCAAGCAGTGCTGGAAACATTCTTGAAGCTTTGGAAAAGAATGTCCCCAGGTGCTGTGGACAACAGCTACTTTTTAAGATCAGTCAGAAATGTAGGCAGGCTCATTGATTCCTATCTTCAAGTGGTTGCAAGAGATGATAACATGCAAGTTTCAAAGTTTGTCTCTCTTGCTGAAACTGTGCCGAGTATTGCTCGAGTAGATCACGATGATCTGTACAAGGCGATCGACATCTATCTTAAG GTGCATCCTGACATGAGCAAGACAGACAAGAAGCGCTTGTGTGGGATTCTAGACTGCCAAAGACTGTCCCCAGAAGTGCGTTCCCATGCAGTGAAAAACGAGCTTCTGCCATTAAGAACTGTTGTGCAGCTCCTCTACTTTGAGCAAGAGAAAGGGTCTAAGGCAAATGCCAGTCAAAAACTGCCAAAACCACATGAGATACTTGCAGGAATAAAACATAGACCAGCCACAAGGGATGATGGCCAGAGCAAGCAATCTTTAGGCCAAGATAAAGAGTTCAATGGAGAAGTGACAAGAACTCAAAGATTAGATAGTAAGTTGCCATTGGAACTAGAAAAAAAGATGGTTATCAGAGGAGACACTGAGAGGGAGTTAGATAAGGTGAGGAGAGCCAAAGATGAAAGTAGTTCAAGCTGCAAGGTGGAATTGGATCCTAAAAGAATCATAAGAAGGGCAAGAAGTAAATCAGAACATAGCATGAAAAGGGAAGATAAAGATCATAG GTGTTCGACTTGTTTGACACAAAGCATAATGGGATACTTGATTTTGAAGAGTTTGCACGTGCTCTCTCTGTCTTTCATCCCAATGCACCAATTGATGATAAGATTCACT TTTCATTCCAATTGTATGATCTCAAACAGCAAGGGTTTATTCAAAGACAGGAG GTGA
- the LOC130710574 gene encoding BTB/POZ domain-containing protein At5g47800-like isoform X4, which yields MKFMKLGTRPDTFYTEQATRTLISDIAADLVIQINDINYLLHKFALLPKCGLLQRLCYDSSDSESVSVELHDIPGGEDAFELCAKFCYGISIKISAHNFVPTLSAAKFLRMNDSIERGNLVGKLESFFNSCILEGWKDSIATLQSTATLPEWSENLGIVRKCIDSIIEKILTPPPQVKWSFTYTRPGYTKKEHHSVPKDWWTEDVSDLDIDLFRCIVMAIRSTYVLPPQLIGEALHVYACRWLPGITKLKTSGSSVSQTEEPNKERNRKILETIVSMIPADRGSVSVGFLFRLLSISIHLSASSVIKTELIRRASLQFEEATVSDLLYPSKTSSEQNYYDVELVQAVLETFLKLWKRMSPGAVDNSYFLRSVRNVGRLIDSYLQVVARDDNMQVSKFVSLAETVPSIARVDHDDLYKAIDIYLKVHPDMSKTDKKRLCGILDCQRLSPEVRSHAVKNELLPLRTVVQLLYFEQEKGSKANASQKLPKPHEILAGIKHRPATRDDGQSKQSLGQDKEFNGEVTRTQRLDSKLPLELEKKMVIRGDTERELDKVRRAKDESSSSCKVELDPKRIIRRARSKSEHSMKREDKDHSCYLGGPTVDALFFWYGI from the exons ATGAAGTTCATGAAACTTGGGACAAGGCCAGATACTTTCTACACTGAACAAGCTACCAG AACCCTGATATCAGATATAGCTGCAGACCTTGTGATACAAATCAATGATATTAATTATCTGCTACACAAG TTTGCGCTTCTTCCAAAATGCGGCCTCTTGCAGAGGCTTTGCTATGATTCTAGTGATTCTGAGAGTGTATCTGTAGAGCTTCATGATATACCTGGAGGAGAAGATGCTTTTGAACTCTGTGCTAAGTTTTGCTATGGAATTTCAATCAAAATCAGTGCCCATAACTTTGTACCTACACTCAGTGCTGCCAAGTTTCTTAGAATGAACGACTCCATTGAGAGGGGAAACTTGGTAGGAAAACTTGAATCATTTTTCAATTCATGCATTCTTGAAGGTTGGAAGGATTCCATTGCCACGCTTCAGAGTACTGCTACGTTACCAGAGTGGTCTGAGAATCTTGGTATTGTCAGAAAGTGCATTGATTCAATTATTGAGAAAATTCTCACACCCCCACCACAG GTCAAATGGTCCTTCACATACACCAGGCCTGGTTATACAAAAAAAGAGCATCATTCTGTCCCAAAGGATTGGTGGACTGAGGATGTTTCTGATCTTGACATAGATCTTTTCAGGTGCATAGTAATGGCTATTAGATCAACCTATGTTCTCCCACCACAGCTTATAGGTGAAGCTTTACATGTCTATGCCTGCCGGTGGCTACCCGGCATCACAAAGCTTAAAACTTCAGGCAGTTCAGTGTCTCAAACAGAAGAGCCCAATAAAGAGAGAAACAGAAAAATTCTTGAAACCATTGTGAGCATGATTCCTGCAGATAGAGGGTCTGTTTCAGTTGGCTTCTTGTTTAGGCTTCTCAGCATTTCAATTCATTTGAGTGCCTCTTCAGTGATAAAAACAGAACTGATAAGGAGAGCCAGTTTGCAGTTTGAGGAGGCAACAGTGAGTGACTTGCTTTATCCTTCAAAAACATCTTCTGAACAGAACTATTATGATGTTGAGTTAGTTCAAGCAGTGCTGGAAACATTCTTGAAGCTTTGGAAAAGAATGTCCCCAGGTGCTGTGGACAACAGCTACTTTTTAAGATCAGTCAGAAATGTAGGCAGGCTCATTGATTCCTATCTTCAAGTGGTTGCAAGAGATGATAACATGCAAGTTTCAAAGTTTGTCTCTCTTGCTGAAACTGTGCCGAGTATTGCTCGAGTAGATCACGATGATCTGTACAAGGCGATCGACATCTATCTTAAG GTGCATCCTGACATGAGCAAGACAGACAAGAAGCGCTTGTGTGGGATTCTAGACTGCCAAAGACTGTCCCCAGAAGTGCGTTCCCATGCAGTGAAAAACGAGCTTCTGCCATTAAGAACTGTTGTGCAGCTCCTCTACTTTGAGCAAGAGAAAGGGTCTAAGGCAAATGCCAGTCAAAAACTGCCAAAACCACATGAGATACTTGCAGGAATAAAACATAGACCAGCCACAAGGGATGATGGCCAGAGCAAGCAATCTTTAGGCCAAGATAAAGAGTTCAATGGAGAAGTGACAAGAACTCAAAGATTAGATAGTAAGTTGCCATTGGAACTAGAAAAAAAGATGGTTATCAGAGGAGACACTGAGAGGGAGTTAGATAAGGTGAGGAGAGCCAAAGATGAAAGTAGTTCAAGCTGCAAGGTGGAATTGGATCCTAAAAGAATCATAAGAAGGGCAAGAAGTAAATCAGAACATAGCATGAAAAGGGAAGATAAAGATCATAG CTGCTATTTAGGTGGACCCACAGTGGATGCTTTGTTCTTCTGGTATGGAATTTGA
- the LOC130710574 gene encoding BTB/POZ domain-containing protein At5g47800-like isoform X3: MKFMKLGTRPDTFYTEQATRTLISDIAADLVIQINDINYLLHKFALLPKCGLLQRLCYDSSDSESVSVELHDIPGGEDAFELCAKFCYGISIKISAHNFVPTLSAAKFLRMNDSIERGNLVGKLESFFNSCILEGWKDSIATLQSTATLPEWSENLGIVRKCIDSIIEKILTPPPQVKWSFTYTRPGYTKKEHHSVPKDWWTEDVSDLDIDLFRCIVMAIRSTYVLPPQLIGEALHVYACRWLPGITKLKTSGSSVSQTEEPNKERNRKILETIVSMIPADRGSVSVGFLFRLLSISIHLSASSVIKTELIRRASLQFEEATVSDLLYPSKTSSEQNYYDVELVQAVLETFLKLWKRMSPGAVDNSYFLRSVRNVGRLIDSYLQVVARDDNMQVSKFVSLAETVPSIARVDHDDLYKAIDIYLKVHPDMSKTDKKRLCGILDCQRLSPEVRSHAVKNELLPLRTVVQLLYFEQEKGSKANASQKLPKPHEILAGIKHRPATRDDGQSKQSLGQDKEFNGEVTRTQRLDSKLPLELEKKMVIRGDTERELDKVRRAKDESSSSCKVELDPKRIIRRARSKSEHSMKREDKDHRWTHSGCFVLLVWNLNSHSLVK; encoded by the exons ATGAAGTTCATGAAACTTGGGACAAGGCCAGATACTTTCTACACTGAACAAGCTACCAG AACCCTGATATCAGATATAGCTGCAGACCTTGTGATACAAATCAATGATATTAATTATCTGCTACACAAG TTTGCGCTTCTTCCAAAATGCGGCCTCTTGCAGAGGCTTTGCTATGATTCTAGTGATTCTGAGAGTGTATCTGTAGAGCTTCATGATATACCTGGAGGAGAAGATGCTTTTGAACTCTGTGCTAAGTTTTGCTATGGAATTTCAATCAAAATCAGTGCCCATAACTTTGTACCTACACTCAGTGCTGCCAAGTTTCTTAGAATGAACGACTCCATTGAGAGGGGAAACTTGGTAGGAAAACTTGAATCATTTTTCAATTCATGCATTCTTGAAGGTTGGAAGGATTCCATTGCCACGCTTCAGAGTACTGCTACGTTACCAGAGTGGTCTGAGAATCTTGGTATTGTCAGAAAGTGCATTGATTCAATTATTGAGAAAATTCTCACACCCCCACCACAG GTCAAATGGTCCTTCACATACACCAGGCCTGGTTATACAAAAAAAGAGCATCATTCTGTCCCAAAGGATTGGTGGACTGAGGATGTTTCTGATCTTGACATAGATCTTTTCAGGTGCATAGTAATGGCTATTAGATCAACCTATGTTCTCCCACCACAGCTTATAGGTGAAGCTTTACATGTCTATGCCTGCCGGTGGCTACCCGGCATCACAAAGCTTAAAACTTCAGGCAGTTCAGTGTCTCAAACAGAAGAGCCCAATAAAGAGAGAAACAGAAAAATTCTTGAAACCATTGTGAGCATGATTCCTGCAGATAGAGGGTCTGTTTCAGTTGGCTTCTTGTTTAGGCTTCTCAGCATTTCAATTCATTTGAGTGCCTCTTCAGTGATAAAAACAGAACTGATAAGGAGAGCCAGTTTGCAGTTTGAGGAGGCAACAGTGAGTGACTTGCTTTATCCTTCAAAAACATCTTCTGAACAGAACTATTATGATGTTGAGTTAGTTCAAGCAGTGCTGGAAACATTCTTGAAGCTTTGGAAAAGAATGTCCCCAGGTGCTGTGGACAACAGCTACTTTTTAAGATCAGTCAGAAATGTAGGCAGGCTCATTGATTCCTATCTTCAAGTGGTTGCAAGAGATGATAACATGCAAGTTTCAAAGTTTGTCTCTCTTGCTGAAACTGTGCCGAGTATTGCTCGAGTAGATCACGATGATCTGTACAAGGCGATCGACATCTATCTTAAG GTGCATCCTGACATGAGCAAGACAGACAAGAAGCGCTTGTGTGGGATTCTAGACTGCCAAAGACTGTCCCCAGAAGTGCGTTCCCATGCAGTGAAAAACGAGCTTCTGCCATTAAGAACTGTTGTGCAGCTCCTCTACTTTGAGCAAGAGAAAGGGTCTAAGGCAAATGCCAGTCAAAAACTGCCAAAACCACATGAGATACTTGCAGGAATAAAACATAGACCAGCCACAAGGGATGATGGCCAGAGCAAGCAATCTTTAGGCCAAGATAAAGAGTTCAATGGAGAAGTGACAAGAACTCAAAGATTAGATAGTAAGTTGCCATTGGAACTAGAAAAAAAGATGGTTATCAGAGGAGACACTGAGAGGGAGTTAGATAAGGTGAGGAGAGCCAAAGATGAAAGTAGTTCAAGCTGCAAGGTGGAATTGGATCCTAAAAGAATCATAAGAAGGGCAAGAAGTAAATCAGAACATAGCATGAAAAGGGAAGATAAAGATCATAG GTGGACCCACAGTGGATGCTTTGTTCTTCTGGTATGGAATTTGAATTCACATTCACTAGTAAAGTAA